The Maniola jurtina chromosome 9, ilManJurt1.1, whole genome shotgun sequence genomic sequence GAATACCTCCAAAAGAAACTACCTCTTGATGATTTTGTTTCGCACACAGTACAACTGGATGAAATTGATATGGCTTTCCATTTGATGCATATTGGTGCTGCTATTCGTGTTGTTGTACTTTTGTAGAGGATTCCAATATTGGGCtatatttatcaaaaatattccTATTTATTAAGCATTTAACTATTGTAtagtgtgtacctacctacttatatcatgTAAATTAAGTTTAGTTAAACTGGGATTTGTCTGTGAAATATACCATGGTTTTTATGTACCTTCCTATTTTATTATGATGttgtttcattttgtttgttccTACCTAAGTTATTACTAGATTTGTAgactaacaagataaagttgaaaactaaaacccgactgcgatcttaataaatctgaaatattatagtaaaattgtttttctgtcgcttggtatattttaatgttgtagtgcattaatatttatgaactcagaattttctcctctttcatttgacaccccactcgatacaataacaaaaaaaaaatttggagacccccactttttttcatgtaacatgcGTTAGGtgaattttttcgtataaaatgtagcctatgtcacccggtcctttacgacgaatcgattgacacctcattcatcgaaATTGGCccggtagtttaggcgctacggtggaacacacagaatctggatacctacaaacatacacacccacatacatagactgctaaaatcatataccttccttttggctttgacgCAGTCGTGTAACAAGGAAACAAACaagacgtgtaaattaaaaatttatagcacccccgacaagtgaaggttacagtaactagaaaagagctgataactttcaaacggctgaactgattttcttgaattatagctaagaacactcgatcaagccacctttcaaacaaaaaaaactaaattaaaatcggttcattagtttaggagctaagatgccacagacagatacacacgtcaaacttataacacccctcttttttggtcgggggttaaatatagTTTTCCTGTTACTACACtgtaccgcaatcgagctgctgatgtcatattttatcattttcaaggtcaagttcattcgtttaggtttttattattattattgggaaTTAACTATAATCTTTATTCTTTTATCACTATAAAATTAGTGTTTTAGTATTGAATTGATTACACTTCCTTCAATTAAGTGTAAACATTGAGAGAAAATGTCGACAGCCGGTCAAGTGATAAAATGCAAAGCTGCGGTGGCGTGGAAGGCAGGCGAACCGCTTTCCATCGAAGACATCGAAGTGGACCCACCGAAAGCTGGAGAAGTGAGGATTAAGATAGTCGCGTCCGCCGTTTGCCACACCGACGCTTACACTCTATCGGGCAAAGACCCAGAGGGTGTGTTCCCGGTGATCTTGGGTCATGAAGGCGGCGGTATCGTAGAAAGTATTGGACAAGGCGTCACTACGGTGAAGCCAGGTGACCATGTGCTGCCTCTGTACGTCCCGCAGTGTAAACAGTGCAAGTTCTGCCTCAACCCCAAAACTAACCTATGTCAAAAAGTCCGAGTCACGCAAGGGCAAGGCCTTATGCCGGACGGTACCAAGCGATTCCGCTGCAAGGGTCAGGAGCTGTTCCACTTCATGGGATGCTCAACGTTCAGTCAATACACTGTTGTTCATGAAATTTCCGTATGCAAAATCGACGAAAAGGCCCCTCTTGAAAGAGTATGTTTGCTTGGATGTGAAGTAACCACTGGTTACGGAGCTGCCATGAACACGGCAAAGGTTGAAGCTGGGTCTAACTGCGCTATATTTGGTCTGGGAGTCGTCGGTCTGGCTGTCGCTTTAGGCTGCAAAGCTTCTGGCGCTAGTCGTATAATTGGTGTGGATACCAACCCGGACAAATTAAGAATCTCTAGAAGATTTGGTGTAACGGAATTCGTAAACCCGAAGGATCATGATAAACCGATACAGCAGGTGCTTATTGATATGACGGATGGTGGGTTGGATTATACTTTTGAATGTATCGGCAATGTGAATACTATGCGCGCAGCTTTGGAGGCAGCACATAAGGGTTGGGGAGAGTCTATAATTATTGGAGTTGCAGCCGCTGGGGAGGAAATCAGCACACGCCCATTGCAGCTTGTGACTGGCCGAGTTTGGAAGGGCACAACTTTTGGAGGGTACAAAAGCAGAGACAGTGTCCCCAAACTCGTAGACGACTACTTCCAACATAAACTACCTCTTCGTGATTTTATTTCGGACACAATGCAGCTGAATGATATTGATATGGCTTTCCATTGGATGCATGCTGGCTTTGCCATTCGTAATGTTGTACTTATGTAGAGGATTCCAAGTAACATTGggctaatatatttattaaaaacttcgctaattattattaagcctctAACTATTTTATGGTACCTACCTTCCTATTTATATCATGTAAACTATGGGATTTGTCTGTGAAATATACCATGGTTtttatgtatctacctattttattatgatgttgttttattttgattGTTCTTATGTTATTTTCTAGATTTGTAGACTAAAATCAAGGaaacaaaatatacctagtCTTCCTGTAATTCATATTTTTCtaaccctgcagcatcaggattaaggaatTGGATCCAGATTTTTTTATGGGACCACCACCGAAACTTCTACtgttgattaaaataaaaattttgcaaATCGGTACATACACCTCGCAAAtcagttaggtacctaggtacgtacatttaaaaagtacctacttctttcTAGTTTCacttggaagtcggttaaaaaaactagacgatgcccgcggcttcgactgcgtagatttagatttttaaaaatcccgtacgAACTTTTTGTTTTCCCGGACAAAAAGAAGCCTATCCGCAGTAGCCCGGCCCCGAGATgcaaggtatctgtaccaaatttcataaaagtaaaacattattttaatcgCAAGATTCTTAAAAAGCtcaattagaaattcaattccttacagcatcagggctGAAGAGTCcttcatcaatcattattacaatcgcaatcagGCAGGCGAAGCTTTCATTTCATAGAGCCCAATGAATTCAAAGGACACAGCAGTAACCACAAAATAATAACTCACAAATCACAGCAAAATTAGGTTACCTATTCTCTTTGACtctattgtaaaagtttactccAGTTTACTTTTAGATCATAAAAAGTCAGTTGAAAAACTACTGTTTTTTCTCGATACCAATCCTATTCTTTTCTTTTACTTGATTATAGCTACCTATATCGAGACGCATTAGGTATTCGTCAAGCGAAAAAACtcttaaagattaaaaaaaatgattctttttagggttccgtagccaaatggcaaaaaacggaacctttatgaatgtgtcatgtctgtctgtccgtccgtatgtcacagccacttttttccgaaactataagtactgttgaaacttggtaagtagatgtattctgtgaaccacattaagattttcacacaaaaatagaaaaaaaaaacaaaaaaatttgtgGGTTTTAAATAtactcgctcgacttcatacctaggtatgaagCCGAGCGagcatatctatactaatattataaagaggaaacctttgtatttttgtatgtttgtagctcaaaaactactggaccgatttcaaaatttcttttaccattacttagagggattcttccgaatccgtataggctatattttatcccggaaaatagataggatttttcgtggtagtgaaaattgtggaataaggcgtcgaaaaaactgccgtacgttaacgattctcgcgaacgctgcctaaatggttagagatgtatggctgacttctatagaaataaatgtccacccgtgcgaagccggggcgggtcgctagttaaaacataaaaaaagttgaaaaaactataactcgaatacggaaaaaatgagacaacttgaacccgacttggtacaagtaaaataaactaaaaagaaagaaacaagattg encodes the following:
- the LOC123868522 gene encoding alcohol dehydrogenase class-3-like encodes the protein MSTAGQVIKCKAAVAWKAGEPLSIEDIEVDPPKAGEVRIKIVASAVCHTDAYTLSGKDPEGVFPVILGHEGGGIVESIGQGVTTVKPGDHVLPLYVPQCKQCKFCLNPKTNLCQKVRVTQGQGLMPDGTKRFRCKGQELFHFMGCSTFSQYTVVHEISVCKIDEKAPLERVCLLGCEVTTGYGAAMNTAKVEAGSNCAIFGLGVVGLAVALGCKASGASRIIGVDTNPDKLRISRRFGVTEFVNPKDHDKPIQQVLIDMTDGGLDYTFECIGNVNTMRAALEAAHKGWGESIIIGVAAAGEEISTRPLQLVTGRVWKGTTFGGYKSRDSVPKLVDDYFQHKLPLRDFISDTMQLNDIDMAFHWMHAGFAIRNVVLM